Proteins found in one Helicobacter sp. NHP19-003 genomic segment:
- a CDS encoding 2-oxoglutarate synthase subunit alpha, whose protein sequence is MREVISDGNELVARAAIEAGCRFFGGYPITPSSDIMHAMSGLLPAHGGHFIQMEDEIGGICVSLGASMSGVKAMTASSGPGISLKVEQMGYAFMTETPLVIVDVMRSGPSTGMPTRVAQGDVNFLKHPTHGDFKAVALAPGSLEETYTETIRAFNLAEKLMTPVFLLLDETVGHMYGKVSLPDLQDIKIINRRVFSGDPKDYQPYGVPSDEPAILNPFFKGYRYHITGLHHGPIGFPSEDPKIGGVLIDRLFNKIDSQSAEVCLNEEIGIEGADLLVVAYGSSALAIKEVLRELKAENHPKKVGFFRPLTLWPSPKKRLEELGKQFKDILVVELNKGQYLQEVEHILGRKVSALLQANGRPFSPKQIMAKIKEF, encoded by the coding sequence ATGAGAGAGGTGATTTCAGATGGCAATGAGTTGGTCGCCAGGGCGGCGATCGAGGCAGGTTGCCGCTTTTTTGGGGGCTATCCCATCACGCCTAGCTCGGATATCATGCACGCCATGAGCGGGTTGCTGCCAGCCCATGGAGGGCATTTTATCCAAATGGAGGATGAGATCGGGGGCATTTGTGTGTCTCTGGGCGCGAGCATGAGTGGGGTGAAGGCGATGACGGCCAGCTCGGGTCCGGGAATCTCTTTAAAAGTGGAGCAAATGGGCTATGCGTTCATGACAGAAACCCCCCTTGTCATTGTCGATGTGATGCGCTCAGGGCCTTCTACGGGGATGCCTACAAGGGTTGCTCAGGGCGATGTCAATTTTTTAAAACACCCCACGCATGGGGATTTCAAGGCGGTGGCTCTGGCTCCGGGGAGCTTAGAGGAAACCTACACAGAGACAATTCGGGCATTTAATTTGGCAGAAAAACTAATGACCCCCGTTTTCTTGTTGCTGGATGAAACCGTGGGGCACATGTATGGCAAGGTGTCCCTACCCGATTTACAAGACATTAAAATTATCAATCGGCGGGTGTTTAGCGGCGATCCTAAAGACTATCAACCTTATGGCGTGCCTAGCGATGAGCCCGCCATTTTAAACCCCTTTTTTAAGGGCTACCGCTACCACATCACGGGTTTGCACCACGGACCTATTGGTTTTCCTAGCGAAGACCCTAAAATCGGCGGGGTTCTGATCGATCGCCTTTTTAACAAGATCGATTCACAAAGCGCAGAAGTGTGTTTAAATGAGGAGATTGGCATTGAGGGGGCAGATCTTTTAGTGGTGGCCTACGGCTCAAGCGCACTGGCGATTAAAGAGGTTTTAAGGGAGCTTAAAGCTGAAAACCACCCCAAGAAAGTGGGCTTTTTTAGGCCACTCACGCTGTGGCCCAGCCCCAAAAAACGCCTAGAGGAGCTAGGAAAACAATTTAAGGATATCTTGGTGGTTGAACTCAACAAAGGGCAGTATTTACAAGAAGTTGAGCACATTTTAGGGCGCAAGGTCTCGGCTTTATTGCAGGCAAATGGGCGGCCCTTTTCCCCCAAACAAATCATGGCTAAAATCAAGGAGTTTTAA